The Metabacillus schmidteae nucleotide sequence TAAAATCTGAAGGTATTCAAGTTGAAATAATCAGTGATAAACTTGGAAATAAAAAAGGATTTGATGGTTTAGAACTTACCGTAGATCATACCTTCCTAACTAGCGATTCGGTTCAATTTGATGCGATTTATGCTGCAGGTGGAAAAGGTGTAAATCAAACATTCAAAGAGGAAGCTGCTTACTTTATTAAGGAAGCATTCTCTCATTACAAAGCAATTGGAGCAACATTTGAAGGTATTGACTGGCTGCCGAAGGACGTAATGACAGACAGTCCTGGAGTCATTATAGAAGATGAAAATATGAATCAATTTGCTCAAAACTTTGTCCAAGCTGTTTCAGCACACCGCCACTGGAATCGCCAGATAGTTAAATAATAGGGAATTATGTAAGTAGAGAAATCCGAACAAATAAGCGGGTTTCTCTACTTTTTTATTTTTAATGAAGGCTAGCGTGGATAAGTTTGAGAGAAAGAAATGTAGAAAATAGGAAGAAAGTAGTTTGTTTTGTCGATGAATAATAAAAGTTGTCAATATAGGCCTGACAGCTTTTTGGGAATAATTAATTATCTAAAACGATTACAAAACATACCGTTTTACCTATGCGTTTTTGTAATTATGCTATTTGATTCAGAAGCACATAGGAGTTAAAGCTTGTTTTTGTTTTATTAAAATAATAATTTTAGGTTTTTAATCTTTTAATTATCATTGAAATAACAGTATTTTCCTGACGTGTAAAAATGTAAAATATTGTATATATAAAAGTATTATAACTTGTGACCAAATAGCTATTTTACTCTGAGACAATTGATCTACTCACTATTGAATAGGAGTTTTGATAATGAACGCTAAAAAATTGATTCGACTTAACAATAAAAAACGTAAAGAGCTTTCGAAGGAAAATGAAGAATATTACAGCAATATGCTAATTTATATCCGAACGAATGTTACAGCATCAGAACAACAATCCGAAGAATTATTAATGGAGCTTTTAGATCATTTAATAGAGGCGCAGGCCGAAGGAAAACGCGCAGAGGATGTATTTGGAGACAATCCATCAGCATACTGTGATGAAATGTTAAAGCAATTACCTAAAGAACCGGGGAAAAGTACACTATTTTTTATAGGATTTTTATTACTGCAGCTAGCAAGCATCTTTGCTATTGTGAACGGAATCGGAGACATCATTATACACTTTATTAGAGATAGCAATCAGACAGTATATGTAGGGACAGCTGTTGTTACTTTTTTTATCGTTGCTGCTATTATTTTCCTCGATGTTTTTCTAATCTTAAAATGGCTGCAAAAATCAGTTTACAAAGTGCCAAATAAAGTGAAAGATTTTTTGACGCTATTTTTTATTATAACTCCTTCTATTATAGGTATGATTTTTATACCTAAATTCATTCCTCCCTTTGGATACACTATAGAAGTCGGTGGATTCTTATACTTACTAGTTGGAAGAGCAGCATTTATCATATCTAAATTGTTTGATCGAAAATATCAAATTACAAAAGTATAACTATTAAATAAACATAGGTGTTACAGTTTATTTAATAATCAAGCGCGATTCTGGAACAAGGAAAGGCGCTTTTTTAATTCTTGAAGAAATTATGAAGTTATAAATGATAGGAATTGGTAAGGATAAGAATGAAAATATCGGGACTACATTCCTTCAATTGTAAAGGAATTACTATTTACAAAAAGAAACAGACTTATTATAGTTATTAAAGAGTCGTTATATCTTTAATTAAAGGAGATAGATATGTAATGGAATTCTGGGAATCAAGTTTTATAGATAAACAAACGATGTGGGGATTTGAACCGACAGACTCCGCCATCTTAACGAATGAATTTTTTCTTGAAAAGAAAATTAAGGATATACTGATTCCAGGTATTGGATATGGCAGAAATGCAAAGGTATTTATTGAAAATGGAATAGATGTAACAGGTATTGAGATATCAAAAACTGCGATAAATTTGGCGAGGCAAAGTGGAATTGATAGTAGAATCTTTCATGGTTCAGTAAATGACATGCCCTTTGATAATAAACTCTATGATGGTATATTTTCACATGCACTTATTCATTTATTGAATAAGCAAGACAGAGAGAAGTTTATTAAAGATTGCTATCATCAGTTAAAGCCAAATGGATATATGGTTTTTACAACTGTTTCAAAAAAAGCCCCAATGTTTGGAAAAGGCAAACAGTTGGATAAAGATTATTTTGAGATCATGGCAGGCGTAAAAATGTATTTTTATGATTCTGACTCCATAAAACAGGATTTTGGGAATTATGGGCTGGTAGAGTTATCAGAAATAGATGAGCCAAATAAGAACATGAAAGATAAACCTTCAATAAATTTTCTAATGGTAATATGTAAAAAAGAACTATAAAGGCAATCTTACCAAAAACCAAAAAACAGTTATTTACGTAATGGCTGCTGATTAAGGCAGTCATTTTTAGTATCTTTTACAACTTTCACTTTAATAAAAAAAATATTAAGAAAAAATGATAAAGTTGAATCTTTCTGTATGTTCAAATCACTCTAATTAGTGAGAGGAGGGTGTGATGACAAGATGAAACATGATCTACATACGGTAAAAAGGGCGATTAATGGAGATGCGGAAGCTTTTGAAGAATTGCTTTTTAAAGAAGAAAAAATGCTATATTACAAGGCTCTTTCTTATGTTGGTAAAAAAGAAGATGCTTTGGATGCTATTCAGGAAACGACGTACAATGCATTCCTCGCAATAGGAAAATTGAGAAATCCGGAGTATTTTTCAACTTGGCTGTTTAGAATTCTAATACGTGAATGCTATCGGTTGTTAAAAGAACGAGACCAAACGATTCCTTATGAGGAAAGCGAACTGTTGAAGAGATTAGATCGCAAGCAGGACGAAGAGATAGATTCTTTTCATTTGAGTGAGGCATTATCGATGCTAAACACGTCCTATCAAACATCAATCATCTTATTCTACTATCATGACTTGTCTATTAAAGATATTTCCGAAGTGATGGAGAAGCCGGTTAGTACAGTGAAAACAAATTTACGTAGAGCGAGGAAAAAGTTGAAAAATGAATTAGAAAGGAGTTATAAATTAAATGAAAAAGTCACATGATCCTTTCGAGGAGTTTCCACAGAATCACGTTCGTTCAGCTATTCGTTCGGGAATCGTTCAAGCACAAGAGCAATTAGATACACCTCGACGTTTGAGAATGACCAATGGCAAAAGGAAAATAATTTATACTTTAAGCAGTGTGGCCGCTGTTTTTGGAATATTAATTGGTTCCTCATACTATTCTCCAGCTTTAGCTAGCAGTTTGTCACAAATACCAATTATCGGTTCTGTTTTCGGGAATTCTGATCTGATCGGTTTACAGCAAGCACAAAAAAATGGGCTAACGAATGAGATTGGGGAGACACAGACGGTCAATGGAATTTCCGTTACACTTGATGAAATTTTATATGATCAAAATAATCTTACAATCGGTCTTTTCATTGAATCTGAAAAGGAACTTGATGAATTTTATTTTGGTGCTGGAATGGATTTTACGATTAATGGGAATTCTCCTGCTGGATCTTCTGGGAGTTACGGTGAAGATACCCTTTCAGCAACAACTCGGACTGCCATTCAAGAAATAAATGTGAGAGAAGAAATGCCGGAGGAGTTCGAACTTGGTTTGATGTTGCATGGGAAAAATGGAGAAACATGGTTTTTCTCAACCCTAATAGAAAAAATTGCCGATATTCATAAAATTCCTGTTCAACATTCACAAACTGTTGATGGGTTGACCCTTAATGTCACAGAATTATCTTTTAGTGAAACTGGTTTAAGTATAGCTTACGAGAGTTCAGAAGAGGAAACAGATTTTGAGATAAGTCGCGGAGGAAATATCGAGTTCTTGGTCGTAGATCAAGATGGAAATGAAATTACAGGTCACTCCGGTGGGGCAACAGGTGAGAGGGTTGAGGATAGAATAGAGTTCAAGAGCAGTAAGCAATTTGACTCCGTTGGTTCTCATGTTACTGAATTGACAATCACTCCTTATTTAGTCATTCCTTCTGACGGGGGAGGAGTGGAAATTGACGCAAATGGTAATGAAACAGAGTTAGAATACAAAGGAGATTTTATACAGCCGGTTGATTTTGACTCTTTTAAAGTGAAAATTCCATAATAAATTCATAGATAAAAAGGGCTGACATTGAGTTCTTTTTATCTATATTTATATAGACAATTATTCTATTCAGCAGAGATATCAAATAATATAATGCCACCAAATTTTGTTCTTCTAAATGGAACTTAAGGATACCTTGAAAAGTTTGGTGTCTCTGTCTAATGGTTCGGTTCAACTAAGTTGTTGTTTCTTAAACGCATTTACAAATAAATTCTGAGCAATATCTATCCAGTAATCCATTGATTTCTCCTTCTGGTGACATTACATATTTCTCAGATTTAAGCTCAGTAACAGCAGCTTCTCCTTTATTAACAGCTTCTACATTTTGAAAAATTCGATTAAGAACCCCATAATACACATTCTCCAATTTTATTTACAATTACAAAACATTTTATATAGATTATTTCTCTGTTAGGGAAATTTTTCACGCTAAATATCTATTACAGGTACAATCACTGAAAAATAAAAAAATATGATAAATCTCTAAGTACCATCTTACCTAGAAAACTCTCAATTACACCATTTGAAGAAAGCGTATTCAAACGAATAGTTATATTACATTTATATTACAAAAATATTTCTGAGTTGAAATATTTATTATAGGTCATTAGAGGGAGTTGGATATGATAGGAATTGACTAAAAGTCATCTATGTCAATACATATAGATGGTGGTCAAAATCAATTGTAAAAATAATGTGAAAATTTTATTTCAAATGTTCTGTTGTGTTAAATACTGTATTAATTTACATTAGTTGACAATTTCTTTGTCCGATTGTTTAATGAAATAGGAATTTTGTGCTAGGCCTACACAAGTTCAAATATACCAAAGGAGGAATAACAATTGATCTATACTTCAAGAGAGACTGCTGTAGCTGTTTTCGAAGAATTATTTACGATTTTAATTCATGATGAACACGTGAATGCAAAAATGAGAGAAGCAAATTTAGATGCACGAATTGTGCATAAAAACCCCGATTTTGAAGTGTATTTTTCTCCTGATAAAGTTCTTATTGATTCAGAAATCAATAATGCTGCGATTTCTATTAAAATGTCATGTGATACTGCCCATTCACTTTGGCGGGGGGAACTGTTAATGCCTTTAGCGTTAGCAATGGGAAAAGTAAGAATAAAAGGGAGCATTCCTAAAGTATTAGAATTTGTACCAATGTTAGAGCCAGCATTTAATAGATACGATGAAATTTATAACAAACATACTAGTTTAGTATAAATGGAGGAGAAATCATTGTTTACTTTACCGAAGGAGATAGAGGAGCTAAAAGTTTTAGTAAGAAACTTTGCACAAAACCATGTAAAACCAATTGTAAGAGAATTAGATCAAGCACCAGCTGACGATTTTAATTGGAAAATTGTTCGAGAAGGAGCAAAGTTGGGATTGCATCGTTTACCGATACCAAAAGAATATGGTGGCTTAGGATATGGCATATTAGGGACATCTGTTGCAATGGAAGAACTTGCCGCTGTTGATGCAGGTACTGCATTAATATTTGGGGCAACAATGTTAGGACAGGCACCGATTCTTTTATCAGCTGATCGGGAATTGCAAAATCGATTTTTACCGCTGTTTTCAAGTGATGAGCCTGTATTAGCATCAAATGCAATAACGGAACCAGATGCTGGATGCGATCTATTAATACCCGAAAATGCAAAATATGCAATGAATGTTCTTTCCGCTAGAAAAGAAGGTAATGAATATGTAATTAATGGGGTTAAAAAATATATTACAAATGCAAGAGTTGCTAAGTTTGCTTGTGTTTATGCAAATCTAGAAGACTATGTAGGTGCCGAGGGCTTAACTTGCTTTGTTATTCCACTAGATACTGATGGTGTAACGTTTAATGGAATTGCAGATAAAATGGGTTACAGGTCATGCCTAGGAACAGAAATAGTCTTTAATAATGTCCGAGTTCCCGCTGAAAACATCGTTGGTGGAGAAGGAAATGGGATGCTTATATCTATTCAACAAATGAATATGGCAAGAGGAACGGTTGCTGCGATTTCAACTGGGATTGCAAGAGGAGCTTTCGAATTAGCAACCGAATGGGCAGGCGAACGTATTCAAGGTGGTAAAAAGTTATACGAACACCAATTTACTGCTCGAAAACTAGCAGAAATGGCGACAAAAATCGAAGCATCGCGATTATTGTACTTAAAAGCCTCTTTCGAAGCAGATAATTCATTACCGGCTCCAGTGTTTGAACCGGCTGTTGCTAAATTATATGCTGATCGAATCGCTATTGAAGTAGCAGAGGAAGCAATGTCGGTAATAGGAGCAAGAGGGTATATTAGAGATCATCATCTTGAGAAGTATATGAGAGAAGCATTAGGGGCACGGATTTACGAAGGAACACCAGAAGTTCTAGCATTAGCGATTACTGATTTCTTATATCAAGAAGATAAAATTGAAGAGGCAGTCTGGTAAGATGCATAATGCTCATGTTACGACTAATACTGAGCGTTATATTAGGGAAATAGTCGATAATCAAAATCATTTAACATATCACTCATTACTTGATGAGTGTACGCTAAAAAAGACTTTATATCAAAAGATAGATCGATTTGGATTATCAACAATAGCTATTAAAAATGAGGATTTATTACAGCATCAATTATTAGGTATCATGTCATTTCGATTAAGTGAATATTTAAAATTAGATTGGATAGATCCCAACCTTGTCTATCAGCAAAAAATATTCCATGAGCCACTTCAGCAGGCACATTGTGAAGATATTCATCTTGTCACGATGAATCACCAAACAGGCGAAATCATTTGTTACCTTTGTATTTATTCAATGGAAAGGTATAAAGGGCTAACACATTTACACATGGAAACAGAAGATAGACCTCTGTTTCCATGTGAAATTGCCCATGGAAAATATATTTTTAATGAACTCGAATGGCTTCAAAGTGTTCCTATTCATTCTGTGAGAGAGATTAAGCGGTTTGTTAAGAGTAAACGAAAGGATACTTTTGGTCATCGTGTTTCTCTGGAACTTTTAGCAGGTTTAGCGTATGTTACACGATTGATAAAAGAAACACCAACAGGATTAACCGCTTATGTAGGGGATTTAGAATTAACAGGAGCTTTTCGACATATACAATTACTTGGTTTAGATGTTACTGTCATTGAAAATACGAGACCGGTTTTATCTAAGCAGGACCTATTTTACCGTATGTATGAAAAGCGAAAAAAAGTGCTTCCCTTTGTTATCCAACTACCAGAAAATTCGGAAGAGGTATGCTCGAAAGAAGAAATGCTTACTAAGCTATTAGAGGGGAAACAAAAGATTTCTTCTGCATTAAGGAATCTGGTCCGTTCAAGAAGCTAATCCAAAAAGGAGGGTGGATGTATGAAAGGAATAGTTGAAAAGCAAAACCAAAAAAATGAATTGGATTTTTATACTCAGTTAATTGAACGAAATGGTACCTTTGTTAGAGAAGATGTACAGGGAAAATTAAAAAGTTCGTGCATACTAGTTGCCGGATGTGGCTCAACAGGAGGGGCTAGTGTTGAACCATTAGTACGTATGGGAGCAACAAGGTTTATCCTTGCTGATAATGGAGCATATGAATTAAATAATTTAAATCGGCAATCTGCGTTTTTAACGGATCTTGAGCGGAATAAGGCAGAGGTTATGAAAGAACGCATTCTTTCAATAAACCCATATTGTGAAGTAAGGGTTTATGATGAGGGGATTACAGAAGTTAATGTTAGTCTTTGTGTTCAAGATGCTGACATTATTATCGACGGTGTAGATGTAACAGAGCGCGCGGGTTGGCAAGCAAAATGGTTGCTACACGAATATGCTGCAATTTATAAAAGATCAGTTATTACTGGTTGGGATATCGGACCAACTCAATATGTACAGTACTTTAATTATCAAAATCGATCTGATCCATTTTATTCAAAAATTAATAAAAAGGATATTAGTGAGCTTGGCATTTTTAAAATCTTATATAAAATTTTACCGCTTCAAGCTATTTCTCTTGAAATGCTTGAAGATCTAGAACGGAATTGGAAGAATGAAGAGTACCACGTTCCTCAGATAGTTTATACATCAATGCTTTTTGGGGCCATTTCTTCTAGATTAGTTATTGATATTTTGGCTGGAAAGAAACTAACAGAGCATGCAGCCATTGATTTGCAATATTTGTTTTTAAGCAATGGTAATAAAATGAAACTGTCATTAAAAAAGTATAAAAAAGTACTTTCCTTAGTAAAAGAACTATAGACTGTAAAAAAAGAAAGGAGCTTTTATGCATAACTTTTTCAATTTTCTGAGTAATGTTATATCAAAACTTAGGTGGGGAATCGTTACCACATGGGTGGTGATCCTCATTGTAGCTGGGATATTTGCTGGTCAATTGACCCCACTGTTAAGTGGAGGAGGTTGGACTGTTGATGGCTCAGATTCTTTAAAAACAAATGAGTTGCTTTCTAAGGATTTTACAGGTCGATCAGGAACATCCATTACCTTAGTAGTTAGAGATAAAGTGAATGAAGTTAAAACCGAAGAGTATCAGCAAAATTTACAAGAAACGATTGACTATATTGAGGACAATGAAAAATTAGACGTCGCAAGTATGTATACATACCTTAATGCACCTGAAGATGCAAAGGCGAGTTTAGTTGGTGATGAAAACACAACTGTAGCATTTATTGGGTTTAATGAGGACGACGGTTTTGCTAGAAATGAATTACCTTCTCTTCAAGAGGATATTAAAAGTCATTTTAAAAATAGTGATCTTGAAATCTATCTTGTAGGTGCTGCCTCGTTTTGGGGAGAAATTAATGTATTGAGCCAAGAGGGACTAGCCAAAGCTGAATTAATAACCTTACCATTGGTGCTTATCATATTGCTATTAGTCTTTGGATCATTGGTTGCTGCACTTACTCCTTTAATTGTTGCTGTTGCATCAGTAGTGACAACTTTAGGGATCATGACATTTATTGCACAGCAAACAGAACTTTCCATATTTGTAACAAATGCTGCAACAATGCTAGGTCTTGGTGTAGGAATTGATTATTCATTATTTATGGTAAACCGTTTTAGGGAAGAAATAGCAAAACACGGTGATAAGAAGAAGGCTTTAACGACTACAATGAAAACTGCAGGTGATGCTGTTTTCTTTTCAGCACTAACGATTATTGCATGTATGTCTGTATTATTCATTGTTGATTTAGGAGTTATTCAATCAATTGCATTAGGAGCAATTGCAATTGTTGCAATAACATTGCTTGTAAGCTTAACTCTACTACCTGCAGTTTTGTACATTTTAGGTGCTAATATTAATAAAGGGAAAATTCCTTTTCTATCAAGAAAGAAAATAGTAAAACCGAAATTCTGGTACAACTGGTCACACAAGATAATGAAGAGACCTGTGTTATTTTTAGTTCTTTCCTTAATAATGTTAGGTGTGATGGCAATACCTTCAAAAGATTTAAGTACATTTACACCTGATGCCAGAATATTGCCGGAAGAATCTGATTCACGAATGGGTTATGAAATTATACAAGAAGATTTTGGCGAAGGCTACACATCACCTGTGTATGTTACAGTGGAATCTAGTGGTGATAGCTTTGAACAAGTTGAAAACGTTGAATATCTTAGTAACTTGTCTGAACGGTTAAGTGAACTAGATCATGTAGATATTATTAATTCTCTGCCGGTTATTTTCAATAATAATGATTCAGATACAATTGTTCAGACATTAAAAGGGTTAGATCATGTTCCTGAGGAATTACAAGGATTAGTCAACCGCTATATAGATGTTGAGAAAATGGTTGCTATTATTGAGGTTATTCCTGAACATGCTGCTGCTTCGGAGGAAACTAGAAGTTTAGTGTCTGAAATTAAAAAGGAAATAAAAGATGTTAATACGCCAGAAAACATAAACACATATGTTGGTGGAGAAACAGCGGAAGGAATAGACAGTAATCAGGTAATTGAGGGCAGCTTTACAAAAGTACTTATCGTAATGCTAATTATTGGATACTTTATTCTTTTACTAACATTTAAAAGTGTATGGTTGCCGTTAAAAGCAATTTTAATGAATTTAGTATCTCTTGGTGCAACTTATGGAATTCTTATTTTTGTGTTTCAATATGGTAACGGTTCGGAATTATTAAATTTCACACCTGCAGATTATGTGCAAAATTTTGTTCCGATCCTGCTACTTACCCTATTATTTAGTTTAAGTACTGACTATGAAGTATTTTTAATCAGCAGAATAAAAGAGGATTATGAAAAAGGGTTTGATAATGAAGAAAGTGTTGCAACAGGCTTACAGGCAACTGCCCCAATGATATCCGGTGCAGCCGTCCTTATGATCGCTGTGTTTGGTGCATTTACTATTACAAGTGTCTTACCGATCCAGCAATTAGGTTTAGGAATGGCCGTTGCAATCGCAATTGATGCAACGATAATTCGATTAATCTTAGTTCCTGTATCGATGCGTTTACTAGGGGATTTAAACTGGTGGTTCCCAGGCAAGAAGGTAAAGAAACCATCAAGAGCAGTTGCGAAGTAGTAAAAGATTATTAAAATCATAGAATTATTCGTGAGTAGGGACAGCGGTAGTTGAAATGACCTACAGTTTTGAGACAACAAAAAAACACCGTAGCTACCTGTTCCCCATATAAGAGTGGGGGATAGGTAGTTTAATTTCGTCTGAAATTGTATTGGATTCTAATAATAGGTCGAATTCTCCGCTTTTCCACTATAATAGGATTGTAATATCTCTCGTTGCAGAGAGTAGAATTCTTCTGGCCTTATTGTTAAGTGGACGGATTTAATAAAGGCGTTATCCCAGCAGTTGCTTTTTTAAACATGCTTGTGATAATGCCTTTTTAGTTATGAAAGCAGATGAAGTATATTGAGAACTTTTTCAATTTTTAACAACTACTGATTAAGGAACTAACATAGAATATAAAGAGAATCCTTAGCACTCAAGGGGGGTAAGAGGTGAGGAATTGGGAGGGAAAAATATAAACGGCGACCCTGACAAAATCTATTGTAGAAGCACAAATTTTCAGGAGGACAATGTAGTGAATCAAAATGAAAACCAAAATCATAAGTCAGAGCAATTTACCCAAATAATCGATTTAAATGAAAAAAAAGAAAAAATCAATGTAGATGAAGGAATTAAATGGTTGCGAAAGGCTTCTCTAGCAGGAGAGACTGGTGCTATGAATGAGTTGGCCTATCAATTATTAACAGGTGAAAAAATCAAGCAGGATTTAGAAGAAGGAGAGAAATGGCTTAGGAAGTCATCAGAATTAGGGGATCGATGGGCAATGATGGAATTAGGTTTCCGTCTACTCACTGGAGATGGATTAAATAAAGATGTGAGAGAAGGAGAAAAGT carries:
- a CDS encoding class I SAM-dependent methyltransferase, with the translated sequence MEFWESSFIDKQTMWGFEPTDSAILTNEFFLEKKIKDILIPGIGYGRNAKVFIENGIDVTGIEISKTAINLARQSGIDSRIFHGSVNDMPFDNKLYDGIFSHALIHLLNKQDREKFIKDCYHQLKPNGYMVFTTVSKKAPMFGKGKQLDKDYFEIMAGVKMYFYDSDSIKQDFGNYGLVELSEIDEPNKNMKDKPSINFLMVICKKEL
- a CDS encoding DUF1129 family protein — protein: MNAKKLIRLNNKKRKELSKENEEYYSNMLIYIRTNVTASEQQSEELLMELLDHLIEAQAEGKRAEDVFGDNPSAYCDEMLKQLPKEPGKSTLFFIGFLLLQLASIFAIVNGIGDIIIHFIRDSNQTVYVGTAVVTFFIVAAIIFLDVFLILKWLQKSVYKVPNKVKDFLTLFFIITPSIIGMIFIPKFIPPFGYTIEVGGFLYLLVGRAAFIISKLFDRKYQITKV
- a CDS encoding DUF4179 domain-containing protein produces the protein MKKSHDPFEEFPQNHVRSAIRSGIVQAQEQLDTPRRLRMTNGKRKIIYTLSSVAAVFGILIGSSYYSPALASSLSQIPIIGSVFGNSDLIGLQQAQKNGLTNEIGETQTVNGISVTLDEILYDQNNLTIGLFIESEKELDEFYFGAGMDFTINGNSPAGSSGSYGEDTLSATTRTAIQEINVREEMPEEFELGLMLHGKNGETWFFSTLIEKIADIHKIPVQHSQTVDGLTLNVTELSFSETGLSIAYESSEEETDFEISRGGNIEFLVVDQDGNEITGHSGGATGERVEDRIEFKSSKQFDSVGSHVTELTITPYLVIPSDGGGVEIDANGNETELEYKGDFIQPVDFDSFKVKIP
- a CDS encoding tetratricopeptide repeat protein, translated to MNQNENQNHKSEQFTQIIDLNEKKEKINVDEGIKWLRKASLAGETGAMNELAYQLLTGEKIKQDLEEGEKWLRKSSELGDRWAMMELGFRLLTGDGLNKDVREGEKWLRKSAELQYPTAMRILGYRLLTGRELEKNIEEGEKWLRKAAEAGEAIAMREWGKYLLNGFIK
- a CDS encoding HesA/MoeB/ThiF family protein; this translates as MKGIVEKQNQKNELDFYTQLIERNGTFVREDVQGKLKSSCILVAGCGSTGGASVEPLVRMGATRFILADNGAYELNNLNRQSAFLTDLERNKAEVMKERILSINPYCEVRVYDEGITEVNVSLCVQDADIIIDGVDVTERAGWQAKWLLHEYAAIYKRSVITGWDIGPTQYVQYFNYQNRSDPFYSKINKKDISELGIFKILYKILPLQAISLEMLEDLERNWKNEEYHVPQIVYTSMLFGAISSRLVIDILAGKKLTEHAAIDLQYLFLSNGNKMKLSLKKYKKVLSLVKEL
- a CDS encoding MMPL family transporter yields the protein MVILIVAGIFAGQLTPLLSGGGWTVDGSDSLKTNELLSKDFTGRSGTSITLVVRDKVNEVKTEEYQQNLQETIDYIEDNEKLDVASMYTYLNAPEDAKASLVGDENTTVAFIGFNEDDGFARNELPSLQEDIKSHFKNSDLEIYLVGAASFWGEINVLSQEGLAKAELITLPLVLIILLLVFGSLVAALTPLIVAVASVVTTLGIMTFIAQQTELSIFVTNAATMLGLGVGIDYSLFMVNRFREEIAKHGDKKKALTTTMKTAGDAVFFSALTIIACMSVLFIVDLGVIQSIALGAIAIVAITLLVSLTLLPAVLYILGANINKGKIPFLSRKKIVKPKFWYNWSHKIMKRPVLFLVLSLIMLGVMAIPSKDLSTFTPDARILPEESDSRMGYEIIQEDFGEGYTSPVYVTVESSGDSFEQVENVEYLSNLSERLSELDHVDIINSLPVIFNNNDSDTIVQTLKGLDHVPEELQGLVNRYIDVEKMVAIIEVIPEHAAASEETRSLVSEIKKEIKDVNTPENINTYVGGETAEGIDSNQVIEGSFTKVLIVMLIIGYFILLLTFKSVWLPLKAILMNLVSLGATYGILIFVFQYGNGSELLNFTPADYVQNFVPILLLTLLFSLSTDYEVFLISRIKEDYEKGFDNEESVATGLQATAPMISGAAVLMIAVFGAFTITSVLPIQQLGLGMAVAIAIDATIIRLILVPVSMRLLGDLNWWFPGKKVKKPSRAVAK
- a CDS encoding acyl-CoA dehydrogenase family protein, giving the protein MFTLPKEIEELKVLVRNFAQNHVKPIVRELDQAPADDFNWKIVREGAKLGLHRLPIPKEYGGLGYGILGTSVAMEELAAVDAGTALIFGATMLGQAPILLSADRELQNRFLPLFSSDEPVLASNAITEPDAGCDLLIPENAKYAMNVLSARKEGNEYVINGVKKYITNARVAKFACVYANLEDYVGAEGLTCFVIPLDTDGVTFNGIADKMGYRSCLGTEIVFNNVRVPAENIVGGEGNGMLISIQQMNMARGTVAAISTGIARGAFELATEWAGERIQGGKKLYEHQFTARKLAEMATKIEASRLLYLKASFEADNSLPAPVFEPAVAKLYADRIAIEVAEEAMSVIGARGYIRDHHLEKYMREALGARIYEGTPEVLALAITDFLYQEDKIEEAVW
- a CDS encoding sigma-70 family RNA polymerase sigma factor, with product MKHDLHTVKRAINGDAEAFEELLFKEEKMLYYKALSYVGKKEDALDAIQETTYNAFLAIGKLRNPEYFSTWLFRILIRECYRLLKERDQTIPYEESELLKRLDRKQDEEIDSFHLSEALSMLNTSYQTSIILFYYHDLSIKDISEVMEKPVSTVKTNLRRARKKLKNELERSYKLNEKVT